The Clostridium botulinum BKT015925 genome includes the window TACTACTGTTTTCCCAGATCCTTTTTTATGTGCAATTATATTTCCCATTTTATCTATATTTACTTCATTAACAAAATCTTTAATTGAGTCTTTTATTATATTTCTTACTTCATCTTCATAAGATGAAGGTGCCACTGCATTACAAAGTTTTTCTAGAAGCATAATAATTCCTCCAACTCATTTTCTTTTAAATTTTCTATAAATCTCGCAATAATTTTGCCAGTATTTTTTATATCATTCATATTAACCAATTCCACAGGTGTATGCATATGTTTTATAGGAATTGACACTAACATACTTGGTACTCCTTTTCTTGAAACTTGTATATCCCAAGCATCTGTTCCTGTATTTCCAGGTTCAACTTCAATTCCATAAGGTATACCATATTTATCACCTATAGAGGTGATTTTTTTATTTAATTTATGGTGTAAATTAGGTCCATGACATATAACAGGTCCATTTCCTATAATATTTTCTCTATCTTTTGCTCCTAATTCTCCACTATCAAAGGTTGTATCTATTGCTATTCCTATGTCTGGATTTAAATTATAAGTAGCCATTTTAGCTCCTCTATGACCAACTTCTTCTTGGCAAGAGCAAACAAAATATACATCTAAATCATGCTGAATATTTTGTAATTCTTTTGCGCACTGATACATAGCAACTATACTACCTCTATTATCTATAGTCTTACAAGCAACATTACTATTTAGAAGTTCTACAAATTTACCTTTTATAGTAATGAAATCTCCTATTTTAATTAT containing:
- a CDS encoding M20/M25/M40 family metallo-hydrolase, whose product is MENKELLKALSLAHAPSSREDKLYTLIKEKFSVFGEVTIDSMNNIIIHKEGNSRGKVMVMAHADEIFLLVTEILNNGVLKFKGVGVDPKSLVAQEVVIHGTKDILGIVNIGKGINKAVNSNDLIIDTGYNKESLEKIIKIGDFITIKGKFVELLNSNVACKTIDNRGSIVAMYQCAKELQNIQHDLDVYFVCSCQEEVGHRGAKMATYNLNPDIGIAIDTTFDSGELGAKDRENIIGNGPVICHGPNLHHKLNKKITSIGDKYGIPYGIEVEPGNTGTDAWDIQVSRKGVPSMLVSIPIKHMHTPVELVNMNDIKNTGKIIARFIENLKENELEELLCF